The Manis javanica isolate MJ-LG chromosome 2, MJ_LKY, whole genome shotgun sequence genome contains a region encoding:
- the FOXE1 gene encoding forkhead box protein E1, which produces MTAESGPPPPPPPPQPEALAAVKEERGEAGTGVPAEAAGRGAGGRRRKRPLQRGKPPYSYIALIAMAIAHAPERRLTLGGIYKFITERFPFYRDNPKKWQNSIRHNLTLNDCFLKIPREAGRPGKGNYWALDPNAEDMFESGSFLRRRKRFKRSDLSTYPAYMHDAAAAAAAAAAAAAAAAIFPGAVPAARPPYPGAVYAGYAPPSLAAPPPVYYPAASPGPCRVFGLVPERPLSPELGPATSGPAGSCAFASAGASATTTGYQPAACAGARPANPSAYAAAYAGPDGAYPQGAGSALFAAASRLAGPASSPTGGSSGGVEAAVDFYGRTSPGQFGPLGPCYNPGGQLGGGSGGAYHTRHAAAYSGGVDRFVSAM; this is translated from the coding sequence ATGACGGCCGAGagcgggccgccgccgccgccgccgccgccacagcCGGAGGCGCTGGCGGCCGTGAAGGAGGAGCGCGGTGAGGCGGGAACCGGGGTCCCTGCGGAGGCCGCCGGCCGAGGTGCGGGCGGGCGGCGGCGCAAGCGCCCCCTGCAGCGCGGGAAGCCGCCCTACAGCTACATTGCGCTCATTGCTATGGCCATAGCGCACGCGCCAGAGCGCCGCCTCACGCTGGGCGGCATCTACAAGTTCATCACCGAAAGATTTCCCTTCTACCGCGACAACCCCAAAAAGTGGCAAAACAGCATCCGCCACAACCTCACGCTCAACGACTGTTTCCTCAAGATCCCACGTGAGGCCGGCCGCCCGGGCAAGGGCAACTATTGGGCGCTCGACCCCAACGCCGAGGACATGTTCGAGAGCGGCAGCTTCCTGCGCCGCCGCAAGCGCTTCAAACGCTCGGACCTCTCCACTTACCCGGCCTACATGCACGACGCGGCTGCGGCGgctgccgctgccgccgccgccgccgccgccgccgccatctTCCCAGGCGCTGTGCCCGCTGCGCGCCCGCCTTACCCGGGCGCCGTCTATGCAGGCTATGCGCCGCCGTCTCTCGCCGCGCCGCCTCCGGTCTACTACCCCGCCGCATCGCCAGGCCCATGCCGCGTCTTCGGTTTGGTGCCGGAGCGGCCGCTCAGCCCAGAACTAGGTCCTGCAACGTCGGGGCCCGCGGGTTCCTGCGCCTTTGCTTCCGCTGGCGCCTCCGCCACTACCACCGGCTACCAGCCTGCCGCCTGCGCGGGGGCGCGACCAGCCAACCCCTCCGCTTATGCGGCCGCCTACGCGGGCCCCGACGGCGCTTATCCGCAAGGGGCTGGCAGCGCCCTCTTTGCTGCTGCTAGCCGATTAGCTGGGCCTGCCTCGTCCCCCACGGGTGGCAGCAGTGGCGGCGTCGAGGCCGCAGTGGACTTCTATGGACGCACATCACCCGGTCAGTTCGGACCTCTGGGGCCCTGCTACAATCCTGGTGGGCAGCTCGGAGGAGGCAGTGGAGGCGCCTACCATACTCGCCATGCGGCCGCCTATTCTGGCGGGGTGGATCGGTTCGTATCTGCTATGTGA